One window of Papaver somniferum cultivar HN1 chromosome 9, ASM357369v1, whole genome shotgun sequence genomic DNA carries:
- the LOC113312231 gene encoding uncharacterized protein LOC113312231: MPPPRTVKELQSFMGRVNYIRRFISGLAQLVASFTPLLKKGARRPLCLYTAFSDTTVEALLAQEDGEGTEHPIYYFSRNLSDAELRYPKAEKTFLDLIHSIQKFRHYLLSNKVVLISRYDPVKLLLSKPALIGRPAKWLLQMSEFDITCASLAIKGQAVADLLAAFRGEGTTALHEDLLGEFMEVSFAKEEAWILFFDGSATPSNNTGGAGLSLAKQAGATRLEIWGDSKLLVNQMNGVYALKEVTLAPYRSEAQKLLNYFADAIITHIGRNNNKHADYLARLASKMQFEGLEETLTVKRRTMASTWISRSKETEANDWRTPIIQELNMSLSQGKISLKTLQNFFMLHGMLYHRNPDGSLSRCLGDEEAHQQLNHIHNEVCGQTLVVTLYCRLQRLGYYWPEMETQYRLLQGSCSNFQAPPHQIEVFNVNHAGDWQKPYISYLRDGVLPTSKRDATRVKQISKRFILHEGILYRKSFGGDLLRCLGEAEIPIMLK; the protein is encoded by the exons ATGCCAcctccacgaactgtgaaagaactccagagcttcatgggtagGGTAAACTACATCCGACGTTTCATATCAGGTTTAGCTCAATTGGTTGCCTCGTTcactcccttgctgaagaaaggggcAA GAAGACCGTTATgtctctacactgcttttagtgatACTACTGTCGAAGCcctcctcgcccaagaagatgggGAAGGAACTGAGCACCCTATATATTACTTCAGTCGGAATTTGAGCGATGCTGAACTTAGATACCCTAAAGCAGAAAAAACGTTCCTAGATCTGAttcattccattcagaagttcaggCATTATTTGCTTTCaaacaaagtggtgctgatatccaGGTATGATCCCGTGAAGTTGTTGCTTTCAAAACCAGCCCTGATAGGAAGgccagccaaatggctcctccaaatgtcagagtttgaTATAACGTGTGCTTCCCTAGCTATCAAGGGACAAGCGGTCGCAGATTTACTCGCAGCTTTTCGGGGGGAAGGTACCACAGCACTGCACGAAGATCTTCTTGGAGAGTTTATGGAAGTCTCTTTTGCCAAGGAAGAGGCATGGATACTATTCTTCGATGGCTCCGCCACCCCTAGCAATAATACCGGAGGAGCag GGTTATCATTAGCCAAGCAAGCTGGAGCTACGCGTCTGGAAATATGGGGTGATTCTAAGTTGCTggttaaccagatgaatggagtatatgCGCTAAAAGAGGTAACGCTGGCCCCGTATAGATCTGAAGCGCAAAAGCTGCTAAATTACTTCGCTGACGCAATCATAACGCATATTGGCCGTAATAACAACAAACATGCTGACTACCTAGCCAGATTAGCATCAAAGATGCAGTTCGAGGGTTTGGAAGAAACCttgacagtgaagagacgaaccaTGGCATCAACATGGATTTCACGATCCAAGGAGACTGAAGCCAacgactggagaacaccgattattCAAGAACTTAACATGTCGCTTTCTCAAGGGAAAATCAGCctcaaaaccttacaaaacttcttcatgcttcacgggATGTTATATCATCGGAACCCAGATGGTTCCCTATCAAGATGCCTCGGAGATGAAGAGGCACATCAGCAGCTTAACCATATTCATAACGAAGTTTGTGGGCAAACGCTGGTAGTGACACTTTACTGTCGtctgcaacgccttggctactactggccagaaatggagacTCAATATCGTTTGCTCCAAGGATCTTGTTCCAATTTCCAAGCACCACCGCATCAAATTGAAGTTTTCAATGTTAACCACGCTGGGGACTGGCAGAAGCCGTACATCAGTTATCTTCGCGACGGCGTACTTCCTACCAGCAAGAGAGATGCAACCAGGGTAAAGCAAATATCTAAAAGATTCATACTTCACGAAGGAATCCTGTATCGTAAAAGCTTTGGGGGAGACTTATTACGATGCCTGGGCGAggcagaaatcccaatcatgttgaaatga